The genomic stretch GACCAGTTCCTCCAGCACATGGTCGATGCACTTTCCACCCTCGCCAGCGATATAGAGCCTCCTCCTCCGTCTGTTATTGCTCCCGACCCAAAAATCCAAAAGCCCGACATTGACGAAGCCCCTAAGAAGGTACCTATACACTGACTTAACTTTATTTACTTGGTGTTCTGCCAATCTGTCGGTTTTTTGCTATTTAGGGTCGAAAGCGGGTTGCTGAACCGCCTCTGGCAAAACCTCTGAAAAAGCAACGGGTGCCTTCGACCCCTCCTCCACAGGTATGACCCATTCTTTTTCCGAACCATTTTTCAGCTGAAACTTTTCCTCTTTAAACATTTCTTTATATGTCTCCATATTCAGGTGTCCTAAGAGGCGCCCGTGGCGGAAGACGAAGATTCAGAAGGGAGTGCACACTCCCACATTTTCTCTCCGTCGAAGGCTCCGCCCAAGACTCCACCTACTCCTACGTGGCGGAAGAAGGCTCTGTCTAAAAAAACTCTAACCAAGGTGGACCATAGGGCTCGCCCGACCATCCAAAAAGAATTCGAAGAGGTTCCACCCCCCTGGGATTCAGAAAGGACTCCTACTGCTTCGCCTTTTGTCGACCTCCAGGTACTGGCTCATACTTCTCTCTCCATTCATGGGGTTTCCTTCTGCTTTGTGATCTACCACTTGTGTTTTTTCAGGGACCTCTGGGTTCCCCGATTGAGGTCGAGACCGAAGTCAGGGATTCGACTGAACATCCCCTCGCTGATGCTGCCTTAAGCCCACAACAACAAACTGAGTTTTAACCTGATTCTCCTACGGCCCTCAACCTCCTGCTTCTCTGACACCTCCGGATGAAAATGCAACAATCAACCTTCTGACTCCGGACGACATAAGGCTAATCAAACACTGAAATCATGTAGAGGACTTGAGAAAACTACAACAAATTCGCCTGTTGTCAACTGACGCACCACCCTCATCAACTGTTGTCGATGATTCCTCAGAGCTTCATGCAGAGGTTGTCTTCATCCTTCAGCAGCTGAAGGCGTCAATCTGCGACGATGGATTCTCGGATACTCTTAGGAAACATGGGGAGGTCTTTCGTGATATCTTCAAATTCCTAGATTCTCTGGCCCTTCGTGACCTTCCAGCCTCAATGGTGAAGTATTTTGTCGAGTTCGAGGCTTTCTTCACTCAATTCACCAAGGATCTGAACCTCCGACACAATGTTGACCTCTAAATAAACATGAAACTCAATGAGGCGAAGGTCGAATGGGATTGCAGTGAGGCTTGTGAACGGGAGCTTGATGAGTTCGAACACAAGAAGGAAGAACGTCTCCGACAGCAGGAAGTCTTCGATCAACAAATCTCTGATTACCAAGCCCAAATCACGGAGCTTCACAAAACGATTGCCGAAGTGGAAACGTATAAGGCTTCCTTGGAGACGGTTGAAGGGATCCCTGAGCAGGAGGCGATCGACAGTGAGGTCATGAGAGGGGTATCTCATGGGGAGAGAGCCCTCAAAATTGAAGTCGACATCAAGTATCTACGTGGGAAGAAAATCTATTTGGATAATAGGATTAAGCATGAGATGGTCGTGTTTGAGGATTTCAAATCTAGATTCCGCATCTAaatttttcttcaatttttttgTAGGTCTGTCGACCATAATTGTAATGTCCTTTATGGACACTTTCTCCAAAATCAATGAAACTTTATGTTTGGATCCGTATTTCCTGTAGCATAGGTTTTTATTTCTTCAACTATTTTCCTTTTACTCTTAATACCCTTTGATCCCTTCCAAGTTCTTCAATTTCATATGCATTGTTATTGTATGTCCGAGTTACTCGAAATGGTCCTTCCCATTTTGTAACCACTTACCCAAGGTTCGATCCCGACGATCCATGGGCAAAATTACTTTCCACACATAGTCATTACCAATAAAGGTTTTTCCCTTTATTTTTATATTGTATACCTTGGCTACGCGTTCCTTTTTTCGGATCAACATTTCGACTGCAACcaacctttcttcgtctaaatcgGCCAACTCGTCGCATATCATGTTCCAGTATTACTCTTACTGAAGTTCATTTTGGCGCTGGATTCTGACGAACTATAAACATATCTCCGCCGACAATATGGCATCATGACCAAACGTTAGTCAAAATGGCGTCGAATTCGTCGCCTCTTTGGGGGACGTTCGATACGCCCACAAAATTTTGTCCAAAGTCTTGTGCCAATTCTTTGGCCTTTTACAAACGTGCTTCTTAATCAGACTTATTATTACCTTGTTGGCTGCTTATACCTGGCCATTTTCCTGTGCATATTAAGGTGTAGAGGTAACCAATCTAAAATCCGTCTCGTTGGAAAACTCCTGCATGTTTTGTCCCACGAATACTGACCCTCGATCCATCGTAATGGTTTCTTGTATACCAAACCTATACACGATATGCCTCTAAATTAATTTGATTACCACCTCTTGGTCCACCTTTACTAGAGGGATAACTTtgacccatttggtgaaatagtaTATCCCGACTAGGATAAACTTCTGTTGTTTCGATGAAGCCGGTCCAATTTCTCCAATGATGTCTAATGCCCACCCCCTAAAGGGCCATGGTTTGATAATGGCATGCAACTCACTTGCCGACATATGATGGATACCCGCGTGCCTTTGACATTCCTGACATCCTTTGGCAAACTCAATGCAATCTTTCAATATGCTGGGCCAATAAACCTCTTGTCGGAACAACAACCACTTCATTTTATGGCCTGCTTGGTGGGCGTCATAGGCCTTACTGTGCATTTTGTAGATGGCCAAATATGCTTCGGTATCTCCCAAACACTTGAGTAGTAACCCTTATGGTGTCTTCTTTAGCAATTCGTTGCCTGGCCACACATATCTTAGAGCCCTATACTTGGTTTTTTTGTCAGTACCTCCGACTGGGTTCTCCAAGTAGTCGATGATCGGCTTTCTCCAATCTGTCGGTGATGAACTGTTGATAGATAAAAATTCATGTTCCCCCACCTCTTCGACTCCCTAGGTTTCTCGACACTCTTCTTCGGGCTCTTTACCACGACTGACGTTCTCGTCGAGGACGTCCTCTGTTGGGAGTGTACTTGACACCATTTTTTCCGTAACTTTGATCATTTCTTGAAACTTCGACTTCGACATCTTATACCCTGAAGCGACTTGGGCCAGCTCGTTGGCCTCTTGGTTCTCGTTCCTAGGGATATGTCTTATGTCCGCAATTTCGAAATGTTCTAGCAACCGCGTTGCAGTCACAAAGTATTTCAGCAGACTCCCCTTGATGCATTTATATTCACGCATGACTTGCTTTATTATCAACTCTGAGTCTCCCCTTACCTCGATTCGACTGGCTCCCAACTATTTCAATAACTAAAGGCCAACTATTAAGGCCTCGTATTCGGCTTCGTTGGTAGAACACTTCTCGTCGATCCTATACTTAAACTTCGTAGGGCCTACCTAAGGGGATAATATCAAAACCTCGATTCTTGTTCCGTCTTTGTGACTTGAACCATCGAAATAGAGACGCCATGGCGCGGTGTCGACCAAATTTAGGGATGATTCGACCACGACATGATCCACTATAAAATCCGCCACGATCTGGCCTTTCATGGCCTTTAAAGGCTTGAAAGTTAGAGAAAACTTTGTCAACGGCTGTGCCCATTTCCCAATTCTACTATGTAGAATAGGcttagacaacatatgtttaataatatcgTAGTGAGACGAAACATAAACATCGACTAACTTTATATATTGTTTTAATTTCATACAGGCAAAGTACAAACACATACATAGTTTTTCTATGAGACTATACCTAGTTTCAGCATCTGCCAACATTCTACAGAGGTAATATATGGGCCTTTCGACACCATTACAATCCTCTTGGGCTAACATGCTCCCTATAGTTGTATCAGATGCATTAATATATAAACTCATACTTTTATTTCTACTAGGGGGAAACATGATAGGAGGCTTGGTAAGATACCCCTTGATCGCGT from Lathyrus oleraceus cultivar Zhongwan6 chromosome 7, CAAS_Psat_ZW6_1.0, whole genome shotgun sequence encodes the following:
- the LOC127103556 gene encoding predicted GPI-anchored protein 58; protein product: MVDALSTLASDIEPPPPSVIAPDPKIQKPDIDEAPKKGRKRVAEPPLAKPLKKQRVPSTPPPQAPVAEDEDSEGSAHSHIFSPSKAPPKTPPTPTWRKKALSKKTLTKVDHRARPTIQKEFEEVPPPWDSERTPTASPFVDLQGPLGSPIEVETEVRDSTEHPLADAALSPQQQTEF